In the genome of Henningerozyma blattae CBS 6284 chromosome 5, complete genome, one region contains:
- the IPA1 gene encoding putative polyadenylation protein (similar to Saccharomyces cerevisiae YJR141W; ancestral locus Anc_4.376) translates to MNTDFKYAAEYLPRIGCISIVVEGLEDLCVQKLQFNDTTSILEVSNNSGTIYHIKLPYIADATMDISSIKYQKNGPNEYVLRLPINSIEKLKRVNLLEMDDELEGLWSKKQLLSLSDFNFCCIKCQNIIISKSNSFKINQMPSEYWMELMDYWHCHKPDDKSVAGQRYSVKYNGLQPNINELLVGGSFFLGQSNVFHNIKMDRNIIRCKTCNTLIGEKTTNDLAKIHKWKLQLLARSSPEFQLATTYPPEYSVNLSLINFMKSNSTRYTLLRCSKSGYDYNILVWLFGVGLNISFTNGIVLKNTLKIFYQKIIKDNEEFSEVQARLGGNVNIEELAVDATPFEEFIRNLEYNSQFLPANLQSMRDWQISYLSI, encoded by the coding sequence ATGAACACAGATTTCAAGTATGCAGCAGAATATTTACCAAGGATTGGATGTATTTCTATTGTCGTTGAAGGTTTAGAAGATTTATGCGTccaaaaattacaattcaACGATACTACAAGTATTTTAGAAGTCTCAAATAATTCTGGAACAATATATCATATTAAGCTACCCTATATAGCAGATGCTACTATGGATATATCGTCTATTAAATACCAGAAAAATGGGCCTAATGAATATGTTCTACGATTACCTATTAACagtattgaaaaattaaaaagggtcaatttattagaaatggatgatgaattagaagGATTATGGAGTAAAAAACAACTTCTTTCATTAAGCGATTTTAACTTTTGTTGCATAAAATgccaaaatattatcatatcAAAAAGTAAtagtttcaaaattaatcaaatgCCATCGGAATATTGGATGGAATTGATGGATTATTGGCATTGCCATAAACCTGATGATAAAAGTGTTGCTGGTCAAAGATATTCtgtaaaatataatggTTTACAACCCAATATTAATGAACTCTTAGTCGGTGGATCCTTCTTTTTAGGTCAATCAAATGTTTTccataatattaaaatggaTCGAAATATTATTCGATGTAAAACATGTAATACTTTAATAGGTGAAAAGACAACTAACGATCTTGCTAAAATTCATAAATGGAAACTTCAATTATTGGCCAGGAGTTCTCCTGAATTTCAACTTGCAACTACTTACCCACCCGAATATTCAGTTAATCTTTCactaattaattttatgaaAAGTAATTCAACTCGTTACACCCTCCTGCGTTGTTCGAAGAGTGGATATGATTATAACATATTAGTTTGGTTATTTGGAGTAGGTTTAAACATTAGTTTTACTAATGGgattgttttaaaaaatactttaaaaatattttatcagaaaataataaaggacaatgaagaattttctGAAGTACAGGCTAGGCTTGGTGGAAATGTAAATATAGAAGAATTGGCAGTAGATGCAACACCTTTTGAAGAGTTTATAAGAAATTTAGAATATAATAGTCAATTTTTACCAGCAAACTTACAATCAATGAGAGATTGGCAAATCAGTTATTTATCtatataa
- the PPX1 gene encoding exopolyphosphatase (similar to Saccharomyces cerevisiae PPX1 (YHR201C); ancestral locus Anc_4.377) — MSNSVANFLKSLKKQPLQLRNQIRISCGNESADLDSVASAISYAYLEHIWANSNPSEAIIPIINIPQSDLILRKDIILSLNRLNISVEDLFFREDLISFKKTNSNCIVNAILLDHNEIPKHTAPYIDNVVGIIDHHADSKLYLNANPRIIKVTGSCTSLIFKYWYEKIQPSTRPLLKNVAPLCLSAAVQDTANFKRKIEEADLEVAPIYRDLLPELQFDLFYNDLNEAKVDIKGLSTIDILRKDYKEFAFPDGKGDDLIVGIASVVKNLDWLYVNTNESQSKELFIKDCQQYLIDKKLTFLMIMANNRDPKKFERQIAFIFDKKMVGNIVDKVIRDVAEYLDLKPFDDSNTKDSYISFHQLNVKASRKQVAPAIKQAISKI; from the coding sequence ATGTCTAACTCAGTGGctaattttctaaaatcgTTAAAGAAACAACCTTTGCAGTTGAGAAACCAAATCAGAATCTCATGCGGTAATGAGTCTGCAGATTTGGATTCTGTTGCGTCTGCGATTTCTTATGCTTATCTAGAACATATCTGGGCCAACTCTAATCCTTCAGAAGCTATCAttccaataattaatattccTCAATctgatttgattttaagAAAAGATATCATTCTCAGTCTAAACCGATTGAACATTTCTGTTGAGGATCTATTCTTTAGAGAGGATTTGATTAgtttcaaaaaaacaaactcAAATTGTATAGTTAATGCTATACTATTAGACCACAATGAAATCCCAAAACATACTGCACCATACATTGATAACGTTGTCGGGATTATTGATCATCATGCGGATTCCAAATTATATCTGAATGCAAACCCCAGGATCATAAAAGTCACTGGAAGCTGTACTTCTTTAATCTTTAAGTATTGGTATGAGAAAATCCAGCCATCAACTAGAccattattgaaaaatgtgGCCCCCTTATGCTTATCTGCTGCAGTTCAAGATACGGCTAATTTTAAACGTAAAATCGAGGAGGCTGATTTAGAAGTAGCCCCCATCTATCGTGATTTATTACCTGAATTACAATTTGATTTGTTCTATAATGATCTGAATGAAGCAAAAGTTGACATTAAAGGTCTATCCACAATAGATATCTTAAGAAAGGattataaagaatttgCCTTTCCAGATGGTAAAGGCGACGATTTAATTGTTGGTATTGCTTCTGTGGTGAAGAATTTAGATTGGCTTTATGTTAATACGAATGAATCACAGTCAAAAGAACTTTTCATTAAGGATTGCcaacaatatttaatagataaaaaattaacatttCTTATGATAATGGCAAACAATCGTGATCCAAAGAAATTTGAACGTCAAATTGCgtttatttttgataagAAAATGGTCGGGAATATCGTTGATAAAGTAATTAGGGATGTAGCCGaatatttagatttaaAACCATTTGATGATTCAAACACTAAGGACTCTTATATATCGTTCCATCAATTGAATGTAAAGGCAAGTAGAAAACAAGTAGCCCCAGCTATCAAACAGgctatttcaaaaatataa
- the SMN1 gene encoding Smn1p (similar to Saccharomyces cerevisiae YHR202W; ancestral locus Anc_4.381) gives MFHIYYVFSILSIFCYVQGLPLEVENDVVEKDKLRPLILGQLNFLHTTDLHGWFGSHPNQINYNADFGDFLSFIELFKQRNIHENQDLIVVDTGDKVHGTGLSDASTPIGIYSQQIFNSIDYDFLTIGNHEIYTPGTMDAEYYNTTLLPKFKGKYISSNLEYIDKDGQAHIMGNRFKYFVTSNSKLRILALSFISPFKDLVKKNPRCNIIPFEEVLKDENGWFAHEVLNKFKPVDLDLILVMGHLQLRPTTFDEPEYLQNLHSILRTYYPNTIIQYFGGHSHIRDFVKLDSKASALQSGKLAETVGFLSISNFPTGDQKDQLPVFNRRYIDFNTNSFKFHLNISQDEEFPKTSRGIKLSDFISSINEKLNLTKIYGYISKSYYFNARPINSKENIYNWLIRKILPTLRSNSINDDSGKRIIMTNTGAIRYDLYKGNFTRNSEYIISPFPNEWSYIKLPLKFAIKINDLLNDEGHIKVQHLGPVVNRENRKYGMIATSSKIKMNIDGIFKSYFQCPFINDPELDDGDTTQDDYGCDGDDTPHNTVREYMMPNVVQYVDILNKNDLKRHKNDEVFLIFNEFMNDSVLAAINSMINNIDGKYGLKDIKKYSSEKLTSLIRHYVEDNYIV, from the coding sequence ATGTTTCATATATACTATGTGTTTTCCATATTGTCAATATTTTGTTATGTTCAAGGTTTACCCTTAGAGGTAGAGAATGATGTGGTAGagaaagataaattaagGCCTCTCATATTAGgtcaattaaattttcttcataCAACTGATCTTCATGGCTGGTTTGGTTCACAtccaaatcaaataaacTACAATGCAGATTTCGGTGACTTCTTGAGCTTCATCGAATTGTTTAAGCAAAGAAATATTCATGAAAATCAAGACTTAATCGTAGTAGATACAGGTGATAAAGTACATGGTACAGGTCTTTCAGATGCCTCAACTCCCATTGGGATATATTCACAgcaaatttttaattctataGATTACGATTTCTTGACCATTGGGAACCATGAGATTTATACTCCAGGAACAATGGATGctgaatattataatactACATTATTACCCAAATTTAaaggaaaatatatttccaGTAATTTAGAATATATCGATAAAGATGGTCAAGCCCATATCATGGGTaatagatttaaatattttgttacatcaaattcaaaattaagaatattagctttatcatttatatctccatttaaagatttagtcaaaaaaaatccaaGATGTAATATCATTCCATTTGAAGAAGTcttaaaagatgaaaatggtTGGTTTGCTCATGAAGTTTTAAATAAGTTTAAGCCTGTAGATCTTGATTTAATACTTGTAATGGGGCATTTACAATTAAGGCCAACAACTTTTGATGAACCAGAATATTTACAGAATTTGCATTCCATTTTAAGAACTTATTATCCTAATACTATCattcaatattttggtGGTCATTCTCATATAAGAGATTTTGTTAAACTAGACTCGAAAGCGTCTGCGCTTCAAAGTGGTAAATTGGCTGAAACTGTGGGATTTTTATCGATTAGCAATTTCCCTACTGGAGATCAAAAAGATCAATTACCAGTTTTTAATAGAAGAtatattgattttaatacaaattcatttaaattccATTTGAATATCTCtcaagatgaagaatttcCAAAGACTTCTCGGGGTATTAAACTATCTGATTTTATATCTtcaataaatgaaaaattaaatttaacaaaaatttaCGGTTATATCTCCAagagttattattttaatgctagaccaattaattcaaaggagaatatttataattggCTAATTCGTAAGATTTTACCGACCTTGAGGAGTAATTCCATTAATGATGATAGTGGTAagagaataataatgacaaATACAGGTGCGATAAGATATGATCTTTATAAGGGTAATTTCACTAGAAATtcagaatatataatttcacCTTTTCCCAATGAATGGtcatatataaaattaccattaaaatttgcaattaaaataaacgatttattaaatgacGAAGGTCATATCAAAGTTCAACATTTAGGACCTGTTGTTAATAGAGAAAATAGGAAGTATGGTATGATAGCAACAtcatcaaaaataaaaatgaatatcgatggtatatttaaatcatatttTCAATGTCCATTCATTAACGATCCAGAATTAGATGATGGTGACACTACACAAGATGATTATGGATGTGATGGTGATGATACTCCACATAATACAGTACGTGAATATATGATGCCCAATGTGGTTCAATatgttgatattttaaataaaaatgatctTAAAAGAcataaaaatgatgaagtttttttaatatttaatgaattcaTGAATGATAGTGTATTAGCAGCAATTAATTCaatgattaataatattgatggAAAATATGgattaaaagatattaaaaaatatagtaGTGAGAAATTGACCAGTTTAATTCGTCATTATGTTGAAGATAATTATATAGTTTAA
- the TBLA0E04950 gene encoding 40S ribosomal protein eS4 (similar to Saccharomyces cerevisiae RPS4B (YHR203C) and RPS4A (YJR145C); ancestral locus Anc_4.382): protein MARGPKKHQKRLSAPHHWMLDKLSGCYAPRPSAGPHKLRESLPLIVFLRNRLKYALNGREVRAIMMQRHVKVDGKVRTDITYPAGFMDVITLEATNENFRLVYDVKGRFAVHRITDEEASYKLGKVKKVQLGKKSVPYVVTHDGRTIRYPDPNIKVNDTVKIDLATGKITDFIKFDAGKLVYVTGGRNLGRIGTIVHKERHDGGFDLVHIKDSLDNTFVTRLNNVFVIGEQGKPYISLPKGKGIKLSISEERDRRRAQSGL from the coding sequence ATGGCTAGAGGACCAAAGAAGCATCAAAAGAGATTATCTGCTCCACATCATTGGATGTTGGATAAATTATCCGGTTGTTACGCTCCAAGACCTTCTGCTGGTCCACACAAGTTGCGTGAATCTTTGCCATTAATTGtctttttaagaaataGATTAAAGTATGCCTTGAACGGTCGTGAAGTCAGAGCTATTATGATGCAAAGACATGTCAAAGTTGATGGTAAGGTCAGAACTGATATCACTTACCCAGCTGGTTTCATGGATGTTATTACTTTGGAAGCTACCAACGAAAACTTCAGATTAGTCTATGACGTTAAAGGTAGATTTGCCGTCCACAGAATTACTGATGAAGAAGCTTCTTACAAATTAGGTAAAGTCAAGAAGGTCCAATTAGGTAAGAAGAGTGTTCCATACGTTGTTACCCATGACGGTAGAACCATCAGATACCCAGACCCAAACATCAAAGTTAATGACACTGTCAAGATTGATTTGGCTACTGGTAAGATCACTGATTTCATCAAGTTCGATGCTGGTAAGTTAGTTTACGTTACTGGTGGTCGTAACTTGGGTAGAATCGGTACCATTGTTCACAAGGAAAGACACGATGGTGGTTTCGATTTAGTTCACATTAAGGATTCCTTAGATAACACTTTTGTTACTAGATTGAACAACGTTTTCGTTATTGGTGAACAAGGTAAGCCATACATATCTTTACCAAAGGGTAAGGGTATCAAATTATCCATCTCTGAAGAACGTGACAGAAGAAGAGCTCAATCTGGTttataa